One stretch of Carassius carassius chromosome 18, fCarCar2.1, whole genome shotgun sequence DNA includes these proteins:
- the LOC132091796 gene encoding trace amine-associated receptor 1-like — MEIRINISQTEIWEKPFLCYEFSNRSCQKFVYPLETRILLYILFSVSSIATIIGNLLVIITVIHFKQLHTATNYLILSLAVADLLVGGVVMPPSMLRSIETCWYLGDLFCKIHSSLDVTLSTASILNLCIISLDRYYAICHPFQYHSKMTSLATLVMIIICWSVSAALGFGMIFMELNILGVEDFYYENIKCDGGCTLFQSKAGATIFSLICFYGPAFMMLCVYLKILHAAQRQVQAIQSVNSEFKKEGKATKTLAIVIGVFLTFWIPFFLCNLIDPFIGYSVPPLLFDLFYWVGYYNSTCNPLVYAFFYSWFRHAFRIILSKAIFQTNSSRTILL, encoded by the coding sequence ATGGAAATCCGAATCAACATCAGTCAAACTGAAATCTGGGAAAAGCCTTTTCTCTGTTATGAGTTTAGTAACAGGTCTTGTCAGAAGTTTGTCTATCCTTTGGAAACTCGGATATTACTCTACATCCTTTTCAGTGTCTCTTCAATTGCCACAATCATAGGAAACCTGCTTGTGATCATAACAGTCATTCATTTCAAGCAGCTTCACACAGCAACTAACTACCTCATCCTGTCTCTGGCCGTGGCCGATCTGCTTGTAGGAGGAGTTGTGATGCCTCCCAGCATGCTGCGATCCATCGAGACGTGCTGGTATCTGGGAGATTTGTTCTGTAAAATACACAGCAGTCTTGATGTAACATTGAGTACCGCATCAATTTTAAACCTCTGTATCATTTCTTTAGACAGATATTATGCTATATGTCACCCCTTTCAATATCATAGTAAAATGACATCACTGGCCACACTAGTTATGATTATTATCTGCTGGAGTGTTTCAGCTGCTCTGGGGTTTGGCATGATCTTCATGGAGCTTAATATACTTGGTGTTGAGGATTTTTACTATGAGAACATTAAATGTGATGGCGGATGTACACTGTTCCAGAGTAAAGCTGGAGCTACTATATTTTCACTGATCTGTTTTTATGGTCCTGCTTTTATGATGCTCTGTGTGTACCTCAAGATCTTACACGCAGCTCAACGGCAGGTTCAGGCCATCCAGAGCGTgaattctgaatttaaaaaagAGGGGAAAGCCACTAAGACTTTAGCCATCGTCATTGGGGTGTTTCTGACCTTCTGGATACCTTTTTTCCTTTGCAATCTTATTGATCCATTCATTGGTTACTCTGTACCACCACTgctgtttgatttattttattgggTTGGATATTATAATTCCACCTGTAATCCCTTAGTCTATGCCTTCTTTTACAGCTGGTTCAGACATGCTTTCAGAATCATTCTATCCAAAGCAATATTTCAGACAAATTCTTCAAGAACAATACTGTTGTAA
- the LOC132091795 gene encoding trace amine-associated receptor 1-like, whose product MEIRINISQTEIWEKPFLCHEFSNRSCQKFVYPLETRILLYILLSVSSIVTIIGNLLVIITVIHFKQLHTATNYLILSLAVADLLVGGVVMPPSMLRSIETCWYLGDLFCKIHSSLDVTLSTASILNLCIISLDRYYAICHPFQYHSKMTSLTTLVMIIICWSVSAALGFGMIFMELNILGVEDFYYENIKCDGGCILFQSKAGAPIFSLICFYGPAFVMLCVYLKILHAAQRQVQAIQSVNSEFKKEGKATKTLAIVIGVFLTFWIPFFFCLLIDPFIGYSVPPLLFDLFYWVGYYNSTCNPLVYAFFYSWFRHAFRVILSKAIFQTNSSRTILL is encoded by the coding sequence ATGGAAATCAGAATCAACATCAGTCAAACTGAAATCTGGGAAAAGCCTTTTCTCTGTCATGAGTTTAGTAACAGGTCTTGTCAGAAGTTTGTCTATCCTTTGGAAACTCGAATATTACTCTACATCCTTTTGAGTGTCTCTTCAATTGTCACAATCATAGGAAACCTGCTTGTGATCATAACAGTCATTCATTTCAAGCAGCTTCACACAGCAACTAACTACCTCATCCTGTCTCTGGCCGTGGCCGATCTGCTTGTAGGAGGAGTTGTGATGCCTCCCAGCATGCTGCGATCCATCGAGACGTGCTGGTATCTGGGAGATTTGTTCTGTAAAATACACAGCAGTCTTGATGTAACATTGAGTACCGCATCAATTTTAAACCTCTGTATCATTTCTTTAGACAGATATTATGCTATATGTCACCCCTTTCAATATCATAGTAAAATGACATCACTTACCACACTAGTTATGATTATTATATGCTGGAGTGTTTCAGCTGCTCTGGGGTTTGGCATGATCTTCATGGAGCTAAATATTCTTGGTGTTGAGGATTTTTACTATGAGAACATTAAATGTGATGGCGGATGTATACTGTTTCAGAGTAAAGCTGGAGCTCCTATATTCTCACTGATCTGTTTTTATGGTCCTGCTTTTGTGATGCTCTGTGTGTACCTCAAGATCTTACACGCAGCTCAACGGCAGGTTCAGGCCATCCAGAGCGTgaattctgaatttaaaaaagAGGGGAAAGCCACTAAGACTTTAGCCATCGTCATTGGGGTGTTTCTGACCTTCTGGATACCTTTTTTCTTTTGCCTTCTTATCGATCCATTCATTGGTTACTCTGTACCACCACTgctgtttgatttattttattgggTTGGATATTATAATTCCACCTGTAATCCCTTAGTCTATGCCTTCTTTTACAGCTGGTTCAGACATGCTTTCAGAGTCATTCTATCCAAAGCAATATTTCAGACAAATTCTTCAAGAACAATACTGTTGTAA
- the LOC132091794 gene encoding trace amine-associated receptor 1-like, protein MDARVNISQIDVWEKHFLCYEFSNRSCQKFVYPLETRILLYILFSVSSIVTIIGNLLVIITVIHFKQLHTATNYLILSLAVADLLVGGVVMPPSMLRSIETCWYLGDLFCKIHSSLDVTLCTASILNLCIISLDRYYAICHPFQYHSKMTSLATLVMIIICWSVSAALGFGMIFMELNILGIEDFYYENIDCDGGCFVFQSKAGAPIFSLICFYGPAFVMLCVYLKILHAAQRQVQAIQSVNSEFKKEGKATKTLAIVIGVFLTFWIPFFLCNLIDPFIGYSVPPLLFDLLLWVGYYNSTCNPIVYAFFYSWFRHAFRVILSKRVFQSNSSRTILL, encoded by the coding sequence ATGGATGCCCGGGTCAACATCAGCCAAATAGATGTCTGGGAAAAGCATTTTCTCTGTTATGAATTTAGTAACAGGTCTTGTCAGAAGTTTGTCTATCCTTTGGAAACTCGAATATTACTCTACATCCTTTTCAGTGTCTCTTCAATTGTCACAATCATAGGAAACCTGCTTGTGATCATAACAGTCATTCATTTCAAGCAGCTTCACACAGCAACTAACTACCTCATCCTGTCTCTGGCCGTGGCCGATCTGCTTGTAGGAGGAGTTGTGATGCCTCCCAGCATGCTGCGCTCCATCGAGACGTGCTGGTATCTGGGAGATTTGTTCTGTAAAATACACAGCAGTCTTGATGTAACATTGTGCACTGCATCAATATTAAATCTATGTATAATTTCTTTAGACAGATATTATGCTATATGTCACCCCTTTCAATATCATAGTAAAATGACATCACTGGCCACACTAGTTATGATTATTATCTGCTGGAGTGTTTCAGCTGCTCTGGGGTTTGGCATGATCTTCATGGAGCTTAATATTCTTGGCATTGAGGATTTCTATTATGAGAACATTGACTGTGATGGAGGCTGCTTTGTGTTTCAGAGTAAAGCTGGAGCTCCTATATTCTCACTGATCTGTTTTTATGGTCCTGCTTTTGTGATGCTCTGTGTGTACCTCAAGATCTTACACGCAGCTCAACGGCAGGTTCAGGCCATCCAGAGCGTgaattctgaatttaaaaaagAGGGGAAAGCCACTAAGACTTTAGCCATCGTCATTGGGGTGTTTCTGACCTTCTGGATACCTTTTTTCCTTTGTAATCTTATCGATCCCTTTATCGGTTACTCTGTACCACCACTGCTGTTTGACTTGCTCCTGTGGGTTGGATATTATAATTCCACCTGTAATCCCATAGTGTACGCCTTCTTTTACAGCTGGTTCAGACATGCTTTCAGAGTCATTCTATCCAAAAGAGTATTTCAGAGTAATTCTTCAAGGACAATACTGTTGTAA